The genomic region ACATGTGAACAACTCATACAGACAGCTACATGTCAACAACTCATACATACAGCTACATGTGAACAACTCATACAGACAGCTACATGTGAACAACTCATACATACAGCTACATGTCAACAACTCATACAGACAGCTACATGTGAACAACTCATACATACAACTACATGTGAAGAACCCATACAGACAGCTACATGTGAACAACTCATACAGTCAGCTACATGTGAACAACTCATACAGACAGCTACATTTAACCAACGCATACAGACAGCTACATGTGAACAACTCATACATACAGCTACATGTGAACAACTCATACTGTCAGCTACATGTCAACAACTCATACATACAGCTACATGTCAACAACTCATACAGACAGCTACATGTCAACAACTCATACAGACAGCTACATGTCAACAACTCATACAGACAGCTACATGTGAACAACTCATACAGACAGCTACATGTGAACAATTCATACAGACAGCTACATGTGAACAATTCATACAGACAGCTACATGTGAACAATTCATACAGACAGCTACATGTGAACAATTCATACAGACAGCTACATGTGAACAACTCATACAGACAGCTACATGTCAACAACTCATACAGACAGCTACATGTCAACAACTCATACAGACAACTACATGTCAACAACTCATACAGACAACTACATGTCAACAACTCATACAGACAACTACATGTCAACAACTCATACAGACAACTACATGTCAACAACTCATACATACAACTACATGTCAACAACTCATACAGACAGCTACATGTCAACAACTCATACAGACAGCTACATGTCAACAACTCATACAGACAGCTACATGTCAACAACTCATACAGACAGCTACATGTGAACAACTCATACAGACAGCTACATGTCAACAACTCATACATACAGCTACATGTGAACAACTCATACAGACAGCTACATGTCAACAACTCATACAGACAGCTACATGTCAACAACTCATACAGACAGCTACATGTCAACAACTCATACATACAGCTACATGTCAACAACTCATACATACAGCTACATGTCAACAACTCATACAGACAGCTACATGTCAACAACTCATACAGACAGCTACATGTGAACAACTCATACAGACAGCTACATGTGAACAACTCATACAGACAGCTACATGTCAACAACTCATACAGACAGCTACATGTCAACAACTCATACAGACAGCTACATGTCAACAACTCATACAGACAGCTACATGTCAACAACTCATACAGACAGCTACATGTCAACAACTCATACAGACAGCTACATGTCAACAACTCATACAGACAGCTACATGTCAACAACTCATACAGACAGCTACATGTCAACAACTCATACAGACAGCTACATGTGAACAACTCATACAGACAGCTACATGTCAACAACTCATACAGACAGCTACATGTCAACAACTCATACAGACAGCTACATGTCAACAACTCATACAGACAGCTACATGTGAACAACTCATACAGACAGCTACATGTGAACAACTCATACAGACAGCTACATGTCAACAACTCATACAGACAGCTACATGTGAACAACTCATACAGACAGCTACATGTGAACAACTCATACAGACAGCTACATGTGAACAACTCATACATACAGCTACATGTCAACAACTCATACATACAGCTACATGTGAACAACTCATACAGACAGCTACATGTCAACAACTCATACAGACAGCTACATGTCAACAACTCATACAGACAGCTACATGTCAACAACTCATACATACAGCTACATGTCAACAACTCATACATACAGCTACATGTCAACAACTCATACAGACAGCTACATGTCAACAACTCATACAGACAGCTACATGTCAACAACTCATACAGACAGCTACATGTCAACAACTCATACAGACAGCTACATGTCAACAACTCATACAGACAGCTACATGTCAACAACTCATACAGACAGCTACATGTCAACAACTCATACAGACAGCTACATGTCAACAACTCATACAGACAGCTACATGTCAACAACTCATACAGACAGCTACATGTCAACAACTCATACAGACAGATACATATGACCAACTCATACAGACAGATACATGTCAACAACTCATACAGACAGCTACATGTCAACAAATCATACAGACAGCTACATGTCAACAACTCATACAGACAGCTACATATGAACAACTCATACAGACAGCTACATGTGAACAACTCATACAGACAGCTACATGTGAACAACTCATACAGACAGCTACATATGACCAACTCATACAGACAGCTACATGTCAACAACTCATACAGACAGCTACATGTCAACAACTCATACAGACAGCTACATGTGAACAACTCATACAGACAGCTACATGTCAACAACTCATACAGACAGCTACATGTCAACAACTCATACAGACAGTTACATGTGAACAACTCATACAGACAGCTACATGTGAACAACTCATACAGACAGCTACATGTGAACAACTCATACAGACAGCTACATGTCAACAACTCATACAGACAGCTACATGTCAACAACTCATACAGACAGCTACATGTCAACAACTCATACAGACAGCTACATGTCAACAACTCATACAGACAGCTACATGTCAACAACTCATACATACAACTACATGTCAACAACTCATACAGACAGCTACATGTCAACAACTCATACAGACAGCTACATGTCAACAACTCATACAGACAGCTACATATGACCAACTCATACAGACAGCTTCATGTGAACAACTCATGCAGACAGCAACTCATATTTCCAGCTACTTGTGAGT from Mya arenaria isolate MELC-2E11 chromosome 3, ASM2691426v1 harbors:
- the LOC128226129 gene encoding homeobox-like protein HDP1, producing the protein MNIDRNVMLKSYRQLHRKQCISTETSCSSHIDSYFANNLYRQIHNGQVNRQLYANNSNQQLNVNNSYRQLHVNNSYIQIHVNNSYRQLHVNNSYRQLHVNNSYRQLHVNNSYIQLHVNNSYIQLHVNNSYRQLHVNNSYIQLHVNNSYRQLHVNNSYRQLHVNNSYIQLHVNNSYRQLHVNNSYIQLHVNNSYRQLHVNNSYIQLHVKNPYRQLHVNNSYSQLHVNNSYRQLHLTNAYRQLHVNNSYIQLHVNNSYCQLHVNNSYIQLHVNNSYRQLHVNNSYRQLHVNNSYRQLHVNNSYRQLHVNNSYRQLHVNNSYRQLHVNNSYRQLHVNNSYRQLHVNNSYRQLHVNNSYRQLHVNNSYRQLHVNNSYRQLHVNNSYRQLHVNNSYRQLHVNNSYIQLHVNNSYRQLHVNNSYRQLHVNNSYRQLHVNNSYRQLHVNNSYRQLHVNNSYIQLHVNNSYRQLHVNNSYRQLHVNNSYRQLHVNNSYIQLHVNNSYIQLHVNNSYRQLHVNNSYRQLHVNNSYRQLHVNNSYRQLHVNNSYRQLHVNNSYRQLHVNNSYRQLHVNNSYRQLHVNNSYRQLHVNNSYRQLHVNNSYRQLHVNNSYRQLHVNNSYRQLHVNNSYRQLHVNNSYRQLHVNNSYRQLHVNNSYRQLHVNNSYRQLHVNNSYRQLHVNNSYRQLHVNNSYRQLHVNNSYIQLHVNNSYIQLHVNNSYRQLHVNNSYRQLHVNNSYRQLHVNNSYIQLHVNNSYIQLHVNNSYRQLHVNNSYRQLHVNNSYRQLHVNNSYRQLHVNNSYRQLHVNNSYRQLHVNNSYRQLHVNNSYRQLHVNNSYRQLHVNNSYRQIHMTNSYRQIHVNNSYRQLHVNKSYRQLHVNNSYRQLHMNNSYRQLHVNNSYRQLHVNNSYRQLHMTNSYRQLHVNNSYRQLHVNNSYRQLHVNNSYRQLHVNNSYRQLHVNNSYRQLHVNNSYRQLHVNNSYRQLHVNNSYRQLHVNNSYRQLHVNNSYRQLHVNNSYRQLHVNNSYRQLHVNNSYIQLHVNNSYRQLHVNNSYRQLHVNNSYRQLHMTNSYRQLHVNNSCRQQLIFPATCE